In one window of Gemmatimonadota bacterium DNA:
- a CDS encoding PKD domain-containing protein, producing MSWLNFTTSATPPTGLVSAARFTFTVIGNGSSITGTSIAAIADAAGSVTLDTLFRVVEDTFATGAGGGNQGPVAQAGGPYTGTAGQAISFSSAGSSDPDGSIASYGWTFGDGTTSTQANPSKSYAAAGSYTATLTITDNQGATATDQAPVTVSAAVTPITWTSAFGGFNAGLAAYPLVVTLNLSQDIPQTSGPEALGSYVVDSLVWDPAVLEYHSLVFASGGGSSNITNATGGCKCKLSFTGVALSPNTGLVPVATINFRPKGASGNTATPRFYLSSVLSTAALGSFNYLGVLQRVEGSLTLP from the coding sequence ATCTCTTGGCTCAACTTCACCACCTCCGCCACCCCGCCGACGGGCCTGGTGTCCGCGGCGCGCTTCACGTTCACCGTGATCGGGAACGGCTCCTCGATCACCGGGACCAGCATCGCGGCGATCGCGGACGCGGCGGGCAGCGTCACCCTGGACACCCTGTTCCGGGTGGTGGAAGACACCTTCGCCACCGGGGCCGGCGGCGGCAACCAGGGCCCGGTGGCCCAGGCGGGCGGCCCGTACACCGGCACGGCGGGCCAGGCGATCAGCTTCAGTTCCGCCGGTTCGTCGGATCCTGATGGCAGCATCGCCAGCTACGGCTGGACCTTCGGCGACGGCACCACGAGCACGCAGGCCAACCCATCGAAGAGCTATGCCGCGGCGGGGAGCTACACGGCCACGCTGACCATCACCGACAATCAGGGTGCCACGGCCACCGACCAGGCCCCGGTGACGGTCAGCGCGGCGGTCACGCCGATCACCTGGACCAGCGCCTTCGGCGGTTTCAACGCCGGCCTGGCCGCCTACCCGCTCGTGGTGACCCTCAACCTGAGCCAGGACATCCCGCAGACCTCGGGGCCCGAGGCGCTGGGGAGCTACGTGGTGGATTCACTGGTGTGGGACCCGGCGGTCCTGGAATATCACTCGCTGGTCTTCGCCAGTGGCGGCGGGTCGTCGAACATCACGAACGCCACCGGGGGCTGCAAGTGCAAGCTGAGCTTCACCGGGGTGGCGCTCTCGCCGAACACCGGGCTCGTGCCGGTGGCGACGATCAACTTCCGGCCCAAGGGCGCCAGCGGCAACACCGCGACGCCACGCTTCTACCTGAGCAGCGTGCTCAGCACCGCCGCGCTCGGCTCGTTCAACTACCTCGGTGTCCTGCAGAGGGTGGAGGGCAGCCTCACGCTGCCCTGA
- a CDS encoding carboxypeptidase regulatory-like domain-containing protein — translation MQLVRRLGGQARRVMSVGAIVATAVVAGACSSDNTGAGPVLPGTPQPNPQITRAAFLADVNVRTGEVKIRAPQLTGTQNGLGALRGEDIDASLRGVDLSLVGGDVVNITTSNFVASAVGAFAPGKVRVTFDVNITNKLSGVQLVGPTVFPAPPAGTTGPILFPYDIAVAVTAGGTATGGQGNDVIVTLPSYGLVAPSTDWNGAPHSFFNDVSCTPPNNGGGGSGGQGSGGGFGQSNGSDCFRWEEFAGPIFPGSTTAASGVGFDLDPTVGQFTARLIVAADLQNSGPAPTGTIDGTVTSPQLGALNGVTVTATSGITSLPGTTAGAGAYAIASVPTGPASVAITGGLPAGCTNPGSQAATVTNGGTATVNFTVTCPVPNGSIAGQITFTGFTPAGAAIDGITVSATPTGGSAVSGNVTSTGALSISGVPINLSADGAVALGNLPAGCTAVPAGSYTGLTNGGSQTVNFTVPCVAPPAFYQYNGTAVDNGATVTISYTIDMTTRDDAAIPGADDISAIQGSFTYNSARLSAPVCGNVSGSGLTNGTFNTSTAGTIGFLNFTTTGIQTGVQGVLTCTFTDAGSGALTTLTTLTVAASDNGTDLLPNTQRNDIP, via the coding sequence ATGCAGTTGGTCCGCCGTCTCGGTGGGCAGGCCCGGCGTGTGATGTCGGTCGGCGCGATCGTCGCCACCGCCGTCGTCGCCGGCGCGTGCTCGTCCGACAACACGGGCGCTGGCCCGGTGCTCCCCGGCACCCCGCAGCCCAACCCGCAGATCACCCGCGCCGCCTTCCTCGCCGACGTCAACGTGCGCACCGGCGAAGTGAAGATCCGCGCCCCGCAGCTCACCGGGACCCAGAATGGTCTCGGCGCCCTGCGCGGCGAGGACATCGACGCGAGCCTGCGTGGCGTGGATCTGTCGCTGGTCGGTGGTGACGTGGTCAACATCACCACCTCGAACTTCGTGGCCTCCGCCGTCGGCGCCTTCGCGCCCGGCAAGGTGCGGGTGACGTTCGACGTGAACATCACCAACAAGCTCTCCGGCGTGCAGCTCGTGGGCCCGACCGTCTTCCCGGCGCCCCCGGCCGGCACCACCGGCCCCATCCTGTTCCCCTACGACATCGCGGTGGCCGTCACCGCGGGTGGCACCGCCACCGGCGGCCAGGGCAACGACGTGATCGTCACCCTGCCGAGCTACGGCCTGGTGGCGCCGAGCACCGACTGGAACGGCGCCCCCCACAGCTTTTTCAACGACGTCTCCTGCACCCCGCCGAACAACGGCGGCGGCGGGAGCGGCGGGCAGGGCAGCGGCGGCGGGTTCGGCCAGAGCAACGGCTCGGACTGCTTCCGCTGGGAGGAGTTCGCGGGCCCGATCTTCCCGGGCTCGACCACGGCGGCGAGCGGCGTCGGCTTTGACCTCGACCCGACCGTCGGCCAGTTCACCGCCCGCCTGATCGTGGCGGCGGACCTGCAGAACAGCGGCCCGGCCCCGACCGGCACCATCGACGGCACCGTGACCTCGCCCCAGCTGGGCGCGCTCAACGGCGTGACCGTGACTGCCACCAGCGGCATCACCAGCCTCCCGGGCACCACCGCCGGCGCGGGCGCGTATGCGATCGCCAGCGTCCCGACCGGCCCGGCGTCGGTGGCCATCACCGGCGGCCTGCCGGCCGGCTGCACCAACCCCGGCAGCCAGGCGGCCACCGTCACCAACGGCGGCACCGCGACGGTCAACTTCACCGTCACCTGCCCGGTGCCGAACGGCAGCATCGCGGGCCAGATCACCTTCACCGGCTTCACGCCGGCCGGGGCCGCCATCGACGGCATCACCGTGAGCGCCACCCCGACGGGCGGCAGCGCGGTCTCGGGGAACGTCACCAGCACCGGCGCCCTGAGCATCAGCGGCGTGCCGATCAACCTCTCGGCGGACGGCGCCGTCGCCCTCGGCAACCTGCCGGCCGGCTGCACCGCGGTCCCGGCGGGCTCGTACACCGGCCTCACCAACGGTGGCAGCCAGACCGTCAACTTCACCGTGCCCTGCGTGGCCCCGCCGGCGTTCTATCAGTACAACGGGACCGCGGTGGACAACGGTGCGACCGTGACGATCAGCTACACGATCGACATGACCACCCGCGATGACGCGGCGATCCCCGGCGCGGATGATATCTCCGCCATCCAGGGCTCGTTCACCTACAACAGCGCCCGCCTGAGCGCCCCGGTGTGCGGCAACGTGTCCGGCTCGGGCCTGACCAACGGCACCTTCAACACCAGCACCGCCGGTACCATCGGCTTCCTGAACTTCACCACCACCGGCATCCAGACCGGCGTCCAGGGCGTGCTCACCTGCACGTTCACCGACGCGGGCAGCGGCGCCCTGACCACGCTGACCACGCTGACCGTGGCCGCCAGCGACAACGGCACCGACCTGCTGCCGAACACGCAGCGCAACGACATCCCGTAA
- a CDS encoding carboxypeptidase regulatory-like domain-containing protein — MRIVLPATTALFLLFSAVPAEGQEPAPAPTPAPAAQAPVPTGRVTGRIIDRETGRPIQGVRVSVVGIPGVVETDLDGRYRTAAVPATLQSVLAAYIGYSPTRRDSVKVIAGQTITVDFALSVKAVELEELAVEGAVPSAPKTDAGLLAAQQAAPGVSDGISAEAISRSPDSDGSDVIRRVTGVTVFDKKFVLVRGLNERYSNTTLNGADLPSPEPLKKVAPLDIFPASLLESIVTAKTATPDKPGDFAGGSVEIRTKDFPENWVMQVGVSQGFNSLTTFQPMAQAPRTTSDFFGFGDARRRPNADAIAGRLNERALESYRNVWTGRRVDAAPNLGVSLNIGGQFGEALPIGFSAALTYGNKRSYTPGKLLAYIPNKDGQGGNGRVLDESAAEVEVGALANLSIRLGSSSKLGWKNLYTRNAEEILSNGSGYNTENSTIFDTYGVQYVERELMQSQLSGEHVLGFLAGSRLEWKGTLALARRREPDQRRANYIKNTGLPTLSQFSVFQTRDLEDQIRTGQADLTVPFSLRHESDAILKFGGLLRDKPRTFTSSYTQIRTQTTDEAILSLPPERLFAPENMGSVLTGQALDFGGAYASDDDLTAFYGMADLALLPSVRVVGGLRVEHWRLNVFEGGRQAPDSVTWLRPWDYLWSANLTWSLSDRINIRLAGFRSVVRPDPRELVNDRYVPIGSECDITGDPGLRPARILNLDARWEFYPRPAELFAISGFYKRFDDPLVEVIQESANVCTSFTANGGTARNYGVELEGRRALDFLPGFLGGLAVGVNATMLQSEVTLDPIRFGGSKGLGLQGQSPLLLNGSLSWANEASRTSISLLYNFFDTRIARYGGAQPSQPDVRPANVLERARYSLDAKVQQGFGPMKISVSGTNLTGQQVRWVLEGSGNRVQTRRAPIGTSWSVGVTYDVF; from the coding sequence ATGCGGATTGTCCTCCCCGCGACCACCGCGCTGTTCCTGCTCTTCTCCGCCGTGCCGGCGGAAGGCCAGGAGCCGGCGCCCGCGCCGACCCCTGCGCCCGCCGCCCAGGCCCCGGTGCCCACCGGTCGTGTCACGGGACGGATCATCGACCGGGAGACGGGCCGGCCCATCCAGGGGGTGCGGGTCTCGGTGGTGGGGATCCCGGGCGTGGTCGAGACCGACCTGGACGGGCGCTACCGGACGGCGGCCGTGCCGGCCACCCTGCAGTCCGTGCTGGCGGCCTATATCGGCTACTCCCCCACGCGGCGGGACAGCGTGAAGGTGATCGCCGGCCAGACGATCACGGTGGATTTCGCGCTCTCGGTGAAGGCCGTGGAGCTCGAGGAACTCGCGGTCGAGGGCGCGGTGCCCTCCGCCCCCAAGACCGACGCGGGGCTGCTCGCGGCGCAGCAGGCCGCTCCCGGCGTGAGCGACGGGATCAGCGCCGAGGCGATCAGTCGCAGTCCCGACTCCGACGGCAGCGACGTCATCCGGCGGGTCACCGGGGTGACGGTGTTCGACAAGAAGTTCGTGCTGGTCCGCGGCCTCAACGAACGCTACAGCAACACCACGCTCAACGGCGCCGACCTGCCGAGCCCGGAGCCCCTCAAGAAGGTGGCGCCACTCGACATCTTCCCCGCCAGCCTGCTGGAGTCGATCGTCACCGCCAAGACCGCCACGCCCGACAAGCCGGGCGACTTCGCGGGCGGGTCGGTGGAGATCCGCACCAAGGACTTCCCCGAGAACTGGGTGATGCAGGTCGGGGTGTCCCAGGGGTTCAACAGCCTGACCACGTTCCAGCCGATGGCCCAGGCGCCGCGGACCACCAGCGACTTCTTCGGGTTCGGCGATGCCCGGCGGCGCCCCAACGCGGACGCGATCGCCGGCCGCCTCAACGAGCGCGCGCTCGAGTCCTACCGCAACGTGTGGACGGGGCGGCGGGTGGACGCGGCGCCCAACCTCGGCGTGTCGCTGAACATCGGCGGCCAGTTCGGTGAGGCCCTCCCGATCGGCTTCTCGGCCGCGCTCACCTACGGCAACAAGCGCAGCTACACGCCCGGCAAGCTGCTCGCCTACATCCCCAACAAGGACGGCCAGGGCGGCAACGGCCGGGTGCTCGACGAGAGCGCCGCGGAGGTCGAGGTCGGCGCCCTGGCCAACCTCTCCATCCGGCTGGGGAGCAGCAGCAAGCTGGGCTGGAAGAACCTCTACACCCGGAACGCCGAGGAGATCCTCAGCAACGGCTCCGGCTACAACACCGAGAACAGCACGATCTTCGACACCTATGGCGTGCAGTATGTCGAGCGGGAGCTGATGCAGTCGCAGCTCTCCGGCGAGCACGTGCTGGGGTTCCTGGCCGGCTCCCGGCTGGAGTGGAAGGGCACCCTGGCCCTGGCGCGGCGGCGGGAGCCTGATCAGCGGCGGGCCAACTACATCAAGAATACCGGGCTGCCGACGCTGTCCCAGTTCAGCGTCTTCCAGACCCGCGACCTCGAGGACCAGATCCGCACCGGTCAGGCGGACCTGACGGTGCCCTTCTCGCTGCGCCATGAATCGGACGCGATCCTCAAGTTCGGCGGCCTGCTGCGGGACAAGCCCCGGACCTTCACGTCGTCCTACACGCAGATCCGCACCCAGACCACCGACGAGGCGATCCTGAGCCTCCCCCCGGAGCGGCTCTTCGCGCCGGAGAACATGGGGAGCGTCCTCACGGGGCAGGCGCTCGACTTCGGCGGGGCCTACGCCTCGGACGACGACCTCACCGCCTTCTACGGCATGGCCGACCTGGCCCTGCTGCCGTCGGTGCGGGTGGTGGGGGGGCTGCGGGTGGAGCACTGGCGGCTCAACGTCTTCGAGGGCGGCCGGCAGGCCCCCGACTCGGTGACCTGGCTCCGCCCCTGGGACTACCTCTGGTCGGCGAACCTGACCTGGTCCCTCAGCGACCGGATCAACATCCGCCTGGCCGGCTTCCGCTCGGTGGTGCGCCCCGACCCGCGGGAGCTGGTCAACGACCGCTACGTGCCGATCGGCTCCGAGTGCGACATCACGGGTGATCCCGGGCTCCGGCCCGCCCGGATCCTCAATCTCGACGCCCGCTGGGAGTTCTATCCCCGGCCCGCGGAGCTCTTCGCGATCAGCGGCTTCTACAAGAGGTTCGATGACCCGCTGGTCGAGGTCATCCAGGAGTCGGCCAACGTGTGCACCTCCTTCACGGCCAACGGCGGCACCGCCCGCAACTACGGGGTGGAGCTCGAGGGCCGTCGCGCGCTCGACTTCCTCCCCGGATTCCTGGGTGGGCTTGCGGTGGGCGTCAACGCCACGATGCTGCAGTCGGAGGTCACGCTCGACCCGATCCGCTTCGGCGGCTCCAAGGGCCTGGGGCTGCAGGGACAGTCGCCGCTGCTGCTCAACGGCTCGCTGTCGTGGGCCAACGAGGCGTCCCGCACGTCGATCTCGCTGCTGTACAACTTCTTCGATACGCGGATTGCCCGGTACGGCGGGGCCCAGCCGTCGCAGCCCGATGTCCGGCCGGCCAACGTCCTGGAGCGCGCCCGGTACAGCCTGGACGCCAAGGTGCAGCAGGGGTTCGGGCCGATGAAGATCTCGGTCTCCGGCACCAACCTGACGGGCCAGCAGGTCCGCTGGGTCCTCGAGGGCTCCGGCAACCGGGTGCAGACCCGCCGGGCGCCCATCGGCACCTCCTGGTCGGTCGGAGTGACCTATGATGTCTTCTAA